In one window of Drosophila ananassae strain 14024-0371.13 chromosome XR, ASM1763931v2, whole genome shotgun sequence DNA:
- the LOC26514542 gene encoding zinc finger BED domain-containing protein 4 isoform X1, protein MKMSAKDFYGEIKDNSAKCNICSKLIKTSGNTSNLMSHLRNKHQAAYLHCVKKPTKVDVLNKSIEQISIENAFKIASTSTEKNKEITDAIVYMVCKDNLPVRSVEKEGLANLLNICVPKYNIPSRFKITELIEERYDSCVAKMRSMFQDVNEFAFTCDGVTITNSTRSYLTITAHFVRNNCLQAVCLQAVRMKQCFCLCILYVFLVRGVYCVLLSTFYMYHVCKYGILLFFVSNLKKI, encoded by the exons ATGAAAATGAGCGCGAAGGATTTTTATGGAGAAATAAAAGACAATTCTGCAAAATGCAATATTTGCAGTAAACTAATAAAAACAAGTGGTAACACATCAAACTTGATGTCCCATTTGAGAAACAAGCACCAAGCTGCTTATCTACACTGTGTAAAG AAACCTACAAAAGTCGACGTACTGAATAAATCCATTGAGCAGATTTCTATTGAGAACGCGTTCAAGATTGCGTCGACTTCCACCG aaaaaaataaagaaataacgGATGCGATCGTTTATATGGTATGCAAGGACAATTTGCCAGTCCGTAGCGTGGAAAAAGAGGGACTGGCTAATTTATTAAACATATGTGTTCCAAAATATAACATTCCAAGTCGGTTCAAG atAACTGAACTTATAGAAGAACGCTACGACAGCTGTGTAGCCAAAATGAGGAGCATGTTCCAAGACGTCAACGAATTTGCCTTTACTTGTGATGGGGTTACGATTACAAACTCTACACGGTCGTACCTCACAATAACTGCCCATTTTGTAAGAAACAATTGCCTCCAAGCAGTTTGTTTACAAGCAGTTCGAATGAAACAG TGTTTTTGTCTGTGTATTCTTTATGTATTTCTCGTTAGAGGCGTTTACTGTGTTCTGTTGTCTACGTTTTATATGTATCATGTATGTAAGTATGGCATATTGCTATTTTTTGTAAGCaatttaaagaaaatctaA
- the LOC26514542 gene encoding uncharacterized protein LOC26514542 isoform X2 yields MKMSAKDFYGEIKDNSAKCNICSKLIKTSGNTSNLMSHLRNKHQAAYLHCVKKPTKVDVLNKSIEQISIENAFKIASTSTEKNKEITDAIVYMVCKDNLPVRSVEKEGLANLLNICVPKYNIPSRFKKNATTAV; encoded by the exons ATGAAAATGAGCGCGAAGGATTTTTATGGAGAAATAAAAGACAATTCTGCAAAATGCAATATTTGCAGTAAACTAATAAAAACAAGTGGTAACACATCAAACTTGATGTCCCATTTGAGAAACAAGCACCAAGCTGCTTATCTACACTGTGTAAAG AAACCTACAAAAGTCGACGTACTGAATAAATCCATTGAGCAGATTTCTATTGAGAACGCGTTCAAGATTGCGTCGACTTCCACCG aaaaaaataaagaaataacgGATGCGATCGTTTATATGGTATGCAAGGACAATTTGCCAGTCCGTAGCGTGGAAAAAGAGGGACTGGCTAATTTATTAAACATATGTGTTCCAAAATATAACATTCCAAGTCGGTTCAAG AAGAACGCTACGACAGCTGTGTAG
- the LOC26513828 gene encoding zinc finger BED domain-containing protein 6 — MQSHTSEYICSLLEGACDAFKIERCKWRSLTTDNANNMKAASNLFLGKGRHVSCFAHTIHLVVDNVVKEISSFSNVLDKVKKIVTHFKHSPAAMDMLRKLQKDEGVSEGRIRTLVQSVDTRWNSCLDMLISFLSLSNKVAIVLINRASSVKGLPDMLTSNEIYLCQDFCDFLKPFKEATEKISGDNYVTVSMIIPLIALLVEKIRNLNVASNEGILTKELLLKVSEDRFKSLQCNKILAKSSMLDPRFKKLYLPPLIASEVVRDIVSEISQKISEDSLTESANPFNDEHTLCESEGFQEAHQRSIALRQTTREVPQNQELSLFLSLPFASWESDPITFWTSQKETFPVLAELAIGYLITPGSSVASERLASAIKCVVADTRSRMTDTHVTQRVFLKSLKKEFWT, encoded by the exons atgCAGTCGCATACTAGCGAATACATATGTAGCTTATTGGAGGGTGCGTGTGATGCATTTAAAATTGAACGATGTAAGTGGAGATCACTTACAACTGATAATGCTAACAATATGAAAGCAGCCTCAAATTTATTCTTGGGGAAAGGCAGGCATGTTTCTTGCTTTGCTCACACCATTCATTTGGTAGTCGACAACGTCGTGAAAGAGATATCATCTTTCTCTAACGTTTTGGACAAGGTGAAAAAAATAGTTACCCACTTTAAGCACAGCCCTGCAGCAATGGACATGCTGCGTAAGCTGCAGAAAGATGAAGGAGTATCAGAAGGTCGGATAAGGACACTTGTGCAAAGTGTTGACACAAGGTGGAATTCCTGTCTCGACATGCTTATTTCCTTTTTAAGTTTGTCAAATAAAGTGGCAATAGTCCTTATAAATAGAGCAAGTTCAGTAAAAGGATTGCCAGATATGCTTACGTCCAACGAAATTTATCTTTGCCAAGACTTTTGCGATTTTCTAAAGCCATTTAAGGAAGCCACGGAAAAAATAAGCGGAGATAATTACGTCACCGTGAGCATGATAATTCCACTAATCGCACTCTTGGTAGAAAAAATTCGGAACCTAAATGTAGCATCAAATGAAGGCATTTTAACTAAAGAACTTCTTCTAAAAGTATCTGAAGATCGTTTTAAATCGTTACAATGTAACAAAATACTCGCCAAGTCATCAATGTTGGACCCACGGTTCAAGAAACTATACCTCCCGCCTCTCATAGCTAGCGAAGTGGTCAGGGATATCGTTTCAgaaatttcccaaaaaatcTCTGAA gACTCACTGACGGAGTCTGCGAACCCTTTTAATGATGAACACACGCTTTGCGAATCTGAAGGGTTTCAAGAAGCGCATCAACGGTCGATAGCATTGCGTCAAACAACGAGGGAAGTTCCCCAAAATCAGGAGCTGAGTCTGTTTTTAAGCCTCCCATTCGCTTCCTGGGAGAGTGATCCAATTACATTTTGGACCTCCCAAAAGGAAACGTTTCCAGTGCTAGCGGAATTGGCAATAGGCTACCTAATAACGCCAGGTAGCTCTGTGGCATCCGAGAGGCTGGCCTCTGCAATTAAATGCGTGGTTGCTGACACACGCAGCCGCATGACAGATACGCATGTAACGCAAAGAGTTTTTTTAAAATCTCTTAAAAAAGAATTCTGgacataa